A window of Saimiri boliviensis isolate mSaiBol1 chromosome 1, mSaiBol1.pri, whole genome shotgun sequence genomic DNA:
TTTAATTATAACGGCAAGTCATGGGAGGCAAGCCAATATTTACCAGTAAAACATTGGTTAATAAATTATGATACAACCAAGTAGCTACTAAAAGCTAAGTTTCcaaagaatatctttaaaagtattttttaaatgtccacagTACATGGGAGAAAACAGGGTTAAAGAAAGAACTGCATACATATTCTGATCTCATAGGTGGGGGTGAGAAATATACACCCAAAGAAGCCTGGAAAGACATATACTGAaatgttaaaattgtttatttctgggagTAGATAACGGgtgatttttcacttttcttttactttttggtttctctcagatcttttttttcatgtattgcTTTTGTACTTGGGGGGAGAAcaataaatggtatttttggGAGGGGGAaccacagaaaacagaaaaatctattatgctttttcattcttcccatttttaaacTACTAAGAATCAAGATACtttatgtgtaaaaaaaaaatgtctagggAGATTCTTTAGTAATAAAACTATTTATCACATTTAAAAGGGTAGAAATACTGCTTTATTGGATAAACTTACTTCCAAAttactttcatgtttttaaagaagTCCTAATGAGCATTCAAGAAGAAAACATATACTGCTTCCACAGGAATAAGGACAAATAAAATGGGGTTGACGTTTGCCACAAATGatatttcctaaaagaaaaaaatgtaatatttaaccTTCTTTTGTTGAGGCAAGGTAAGTGAACTACATACATCATAAATAAGATTTTCTTACTTTACGAGAAGGAAGAACTGAGATCCTGTTTTTTGAATGCAagttaaatacaaaatacaaaatccaCTCTTTAagatgagggggaaaaaaatcattcttcaaCATTTCAGTTCTCATGCAATGAAATCCAAAGGTCTGTTGAATCCACCTTTCCGATTCATGTACTGCCTATGACGAGAAGAGaaaattcattgtttattttttttaaatcctatacTCCTCTTGTAAAACAAGTAACATACTTCAGAGATTGAACCTATAAACCatctttaaaatagcaaattCTAAGATAGATACTATTCAAgataatttaatgtatatttagaGATTATTTTACTTTCCAAATAAGCTTAAGACTTTCAGATTTCTTTAAACTCCAAACAGCAGTATGGAAgtctaattttgaaattttttgagaAGATTctacagacttaaaaaaaatcaattgaaaatctttatttattttagataacaTGAAACATGTAATTTAGAAATAGAGAGAAGAGTTCCAAAATAAGCACCCATTGAGCAAATTCAATTGCACACTGTAATGATTCTCCCCATAAGACCTTGTTTAAAGGTAATTTTACAAAAGACCGCCCAAGATGATTTTCATACCTTAGCTTATAGCATTCTCAATCACGTGATTCATAATCTAAATTAACTGGACTGTTAATCTTTTATCAGTGATAAAATTAGGGAGAAAGGCAATGTTTGAAAATATCTTGACTTTTTCATTCATTAAGAAATcagggccaggctcggtggctctcgcctgtaaccccagcactttgggaggctgaggcgagccaatcacgtgaggtcaggacttcaagaccagcctgaccaacatggagaaactccgtctctactaaaaatacaaaattagctgggcgtggtggtgtgcacctataattccagcaactcaggaggctgaggcaggagaatcacttgaacccgggaagcagaggttgcagtgagctgagatcactctcctgggcaacaagagtgaaaattgtctttaaaaaaaaaaaaaaaaaaaaaaaaaaaaaaaaaggctaaagccctttttggccttagcccacctgcacccaggtgaaaaataaaaaatatgcttttctgAAGAAACTGTTATCTATAGTCCTAAAATATTTAAGCAAACTACCCTCTCTAACAGTTATTAATTCACAtgtaaataggaaaataattttaacacagCAGAATATTAGCAATGACGGtaatatttcattaaaacaaacagTATGGAAAACTGCTACATTTCCTAGAAACATGATTATCCCATAATAAAGTTCTAAGTACAACACTGATTTATCAGTTCAAATATAATAATGGGGGCTATGCATACCTGTACTTCCTCTTCTGAGAGACATTTATGGCATAGGCATTTACAGAGCCATCCACCTTCTTACcctgaagaaaaacaataaacaaaaaaaccccaggaAGGATACATTAAATCAGGATTACACTaaagcaggtgtggtggcagtggcatgtacctgtagtcccagctacttggaggaggctaaggtgggaggatcacttgagcccaggagtttgaggctataatgagctatgatcacatcactgcactccagcctgggcaactgagcatgATCCAGTCTcaaaaaggggagggggagaaggggggagaagaggaggaggaggagaggagggggaggggagaggaggaggaggaagaggaggaggagtggtAGTAGGAGGAGGAAGAATGGTAGGAGTAGGAGTAGGAGTAGGAGTAGTCGTCCAATAAGGGAGAATTTCCAGATCCTACGAACTCCCAAGTGGGACAACTCTCTGCTCACACTTTTACAATTGTACATAAGCAATTAATATTCAAGCCAACAAACATTTACAGTGTATGTACTAGGTGCAAGCCATGCTGAGAAAGTAAGGTAGCAGATTCTAATCTTTTCTGGTCAAAGACTATTTTGAAACCAGATAAAAGGTATAGATATAATCTCAGAAAAATTCACATTCACACAAAATTTAACTTACAACCTTAGCTAATAATATTCTCAAATCATGGCAACCATTCATCTAAATCTCATTTCTCATATGAGCCTTGCAATTttgtgctcatttaaaaaattattagtttttagaaacagggtcttgctgtttctaggctggagtacagtggcgtgatcataactcactgcagcttcaaactcctgaactccagtgatcctcctgcctcagcctcctgagtagctgtgattacaggtagaTGCCACCagactgggctaatttttaatttttttctgtagagatgtgatctcactatgttgtcttcaactcctggcctcaagcaactcttctgcattggcctcccaaagtgctggaatctcACATATGAGACCttgtgcccagcccaattttgATCTTTAAATAAGAATCAGAAGAGAATAACAGACACAAATGCTAGGCTGTTACGTGTCACTCTGTCTTGACCTTTCTAAATGTAGCACCTGTCTTCTATTTCACTAATTCTTGTTCAGGTCTTCTGATCCAACCAAGTCAACTCAACATTATCTACTTTCCCCCACGTTGTTCCTCATGCCTGAACTGCCTTCCCTGCCTCTAACCAACTATCCAGCTATCCATTGTTCAAGGCCCAACTCAGACATTCCAGTTGCCACTAAGTATGCTCTTCTCTAACTCctgaaaaatgttaacttttttccTCACAGTACTTTTTGCTTTCCTCACAGTACTCTCTATTTTCCACCCTGTATAATCATGATGTACATCACAAAGCTACTTTCCTATGAGACTGCAAGCTTCTTGATGGAGGGATATCTCTAAGAGTCACCTTTGCATTCTCATATCctaggccactgcactcccaggTATTCAGAAAATGACTTAGATGAGTATCATCAGCTAATGTCATAACACAAGTTACCCCcaaccctcctccctctcccattACTACTTATGCAAGAGTAGCCTATCTGTGTAGTGTACTTAATTAGATATTGGTATCAGGGTAAAAACCGATTCTGACCCACAGAAGGCATACACAGAAGAATCATATATTTGAAGTGGAGCTAAAATAAATCTATTAGGTTTTACTTTTCTactattttcatgtatttttttgggggggtgtaGAGAGTGAGTCCTGAACAAATTACTCAAAGTATATGATTTTGAACTCCCAGTAACAGGAAGTAAGCATAACTTAGAAAGAGTGGCCTTGTGGACAAAAAAGTAAATGACACtaacctaccttttttttttttgagacagcattttgctcttgttacccaggctggagtgcaatggcacggtctcggctcaccacaacctccacctcctgggttcaggtgattctcctgcctcaatgaCACTAACCTTTTTACAAAGTTCGATTCCTAAAGGCTTACTGATTTCTGGAAACTATTTGCTGAGTTGCATATTATTAGCCCTATCCTCATTTATTTACATGCTGGCATAGAAAATTATCCATTAATAAACACAACAAAACTTTGAAACTTCCTAGAAGAATGTTATTGAAGTAAATGCAGTTTTAGCCATcattttcaatggcaaaaaccgcaattacttttgcaccaacctaacagacTGAAAGGAAAAAGCCAAGCACACTGCTAtgaggctgtagtcccagctacgttgaacgctgaggcaagaggattcaTTGAGCCaagaagtttgagtccagcctgagcaacataagaagactctgtctcttcaaaaataaaaaataaaatagactgaggcaggaggatttcttgaggccatgagttcaagaccagcctaggcagcacagGAAGACCCTATctatgcaaaaaatttaaaaaattatctgggtgtggcagTATGTGCCTACAGTTTCAGCTACTCCGAACGCTAAGGTGGGGAgattgcttcagcctaggaggtcaggctgcagtgagccatgattacaccactatactccagcatgggtgacaaaacaagaccctgtctctaaaataactaaaagtaaggccaggcacagtggctcacacctgtaatcctagcaatttgggaggccaaagtggatggattacttgaggccaggagttcgagaccagcatgggcaacatggagaaaccccatctctaccgaaaatacaaaaattagccaggcctggtggcaggtgcctttaatcccagcaacttgggaggctgggaaggagaatcatttgagcctgggaggtggaggtagcagtgagctgagattgcactgctgcactccagcctgggcgacagagtgagacttcatctaaaaaaataaatataataaaataaaaaataatttaaaaatgaaaataaaaccaaataggAAAATAGGTGACTATCCTGGCACTTATGACTTCTCACctaatttttcctttataagcAAACATATTCATCACTGACTACATTTAAGTGATGGGTGGCACCATCCTTACATCTGACCTTTAGGAACTTCAAACTTAACATCAAGCAACAGAAAAaccagaaaatgaagaaaataattccattttctttggggaaaaagTTCCCTCCCCATtcttcaaaaacaataaaactgtaGTTGCTTTacttttgatgtatttttattcatccaacatatatattaataaactttcatttataaaatactatttggaaaaataaataaggatttaggatattcaagggaaaaaaaagctgaCAAATAAACTTCATTAAATTCCAAAACAGGGTTCACATAACCATTTCAAGAACAAGAGCTTGTTCTTAATTTCTCACCCGAAACAGTCATGCTTCAGTACTCCTAAGTTATACactgtcattttaaaacatgtgAGCCCTACACAGTCACATTAGTTAGAATCTCTTAAGCATCGGTGATTACCTCACTCCATTAACAATTCAATGGAATACAAGACTTGGAAAAGTGGATTTTTTGGACAATTTTTTCTCAAACATCTCTATTTCTATTTGCAAAACTAAATGGAAAGacttaaaattctagaaaagatttttaaaaatatattgtctttctttccatacaccctccctctctccatccctctctcTATATCCATTTCTCTCTTCCCCCATCTCTCCCTCCTCTACATAatcccttcctctttttcctcttccctcatCTCTCTGCTATTATGAAGGCTAGACAGCATTCACTCCCCTATCCACCCCACTTCTGAGCTGTGAGACGTGTATGCAGCTGCCCAATGTCATCTCTATCTGGCAGCTGGATTTTGTTCTTCCATTTCCCAGTAGTTTCCCTTCCAGAAACTCTATTCTGGGTTAACTGATCACTTAGGCTCCCAGCCTGACACCTAAGAGGCATCACTAGCTACTCTCTCTCACTCCTTCCAGGCCCTGAATGGTTCTCAACTCAGTTCAGGCCTTCATCATCTTTCACTTGCACAAATCAGCATTGCTCCCTGCCTCCAATCTAACCCACCTGCCATCTGTCCTCCATGCTGCCCCCAGAGTCATTGTTCTAAAACACACATATAACCATATCATTCCCTAGTTTAAAAATCACTACTTCCTCTCCTCAACACCTAAGGTATCAACTCTGAATTCCTTAGCATGGCTAAGGGGATCAAACGCCCTCTGTGATTTGTCTACTACTGCTATTTCTAGCCTAAGTCACAAGCCCATCAGCACCCCTTTATCCACGGCTGAATTTGAAATTCCCAGAATACACTATGCTCCTTTACACCTATATGGCATTTTCATGAGCTCTCCTCTCTACATGAAAtaatcttcctcctcttctttgtcTAATCACTTCTACTTGCCCTTTAAGATCTAACTCAAACATTGTCCCTGGCAACCCCTCCCTGAATTCCAATGGCAGTTcattgtttcctcctctgtattcTCAAGGCCCTTCACACAGATAGTTATTGTCTAATAAccaaataaatttgtataaatggaaaagaacatGGAAAGACAGGATAGTCATAACAGATTAATTCAAATGAGAATGTGTAATTGGTTGCACATTTTACTTACTTTTGTGGAGTCAAAGGAGGCAAACCCCATTAACttcatcatttctatttcttcctctgttttACCCTCTAAGTCTtcctctgcaaaaataaataattttatgacttctttatagtttcatatatatacataaacaaaaagaGAGGTAGTAACATTGTCATCCCACCTCACTAGCAGAGCAcacacaaaacaattagctgaagATGAGTCTAATGAAAATTCCTCTTAAATTTGGATGCAATGTAACTTATGGTACAAAAACAAAAGTCTTCTTGAAGCCTTTAGACAGggttacctttaaaaaaaaaaaatctgggtttcATATTAAggactacctttttttttttggagacagagtcttgctcttgtcacccaggagtgcagtggcataatctccgcccactgcaacctccgcctcctgtgttcaagtaattctcctgcctcagtctccccagtagctgggattataggtacgcaccaccatgccctggctactttttgcatttttagtggagatggggtttcaccatgttgccaggctggtctcaaactcctgacctcatcatctgcctgcctcagccttcattacaggcatgagccacctcgcccagccaggcCTACCTTTAATATCAGGCATGACACTATCTAATTGTGAAGATACTTCCAAAATAGAATAGTCTCACGTTTTTAACTGCCTTCTATATATCAGGAGCACCACAGATAACCAGCAACTTGCTAGGGTGCaatcaaaataaaatctcaggctgggcatggtggctcacgcctataatcccagcactttgggaggctgagacaggcctgaggtcacctgaggccaggagttggagaccagcccggccaccATCATGAGAAcctgtcactactaaaagtacaaaaattagccaggcgtggtggtgagtgcctgtaatcccagctacttgggaggctgaggcacaagaattgcttgaacctgggaagtgaaggttgtagtgagccaagatctcgccattgctcCCTAGTAGggatgacaagaatgaaactttatctcaaaaaagaaaaccaaaacctcAAAATTACAGGCAATGAACACTATAAAAGGCTTAACATTTAAATGTTCAAAGattaaacttttataattttatcatcaCTGTACTTTTCCTATAGTTATATATCTAGTAACATTACCAGTAATCTGCCGTTCTttgctctttgtttcttttgtttctttcttttcctcatctcttctttctttcagtcgagaaggggaaggagatgtGGATCTATGTCGTCTTGGAGATCTAATATTAGCAAAGATAGTTAGAAACAGACAGACATACATTTCAGCTTCGTATCAATCAGAACAGATATACATGAGCCAAGCTTCACAGAACCAAGAGTCATTCCCTATagcaaagtgaagaaaaaagttCTGCTAAGGCCTTGActgttaacaaaaaaaattttaaatatagtttactGCTTACTCATCAGTTGCTTTCAGTACCACTAAGGCTAGAAAGCTTTCTGGaaggcagaaaaatgtaaattaaaagttTCTAacaaccacacacaaacacacaaaaaaaagctAACTTAAACAGCAATTGATGTTTATTAAGACTCAGAGCTGGGTggggcttggtggcttacacttgtaataccagcactttgaaaagctgaggatcgcttgagtccaagagttcaaaaccagcctgagcaacacagcaagaccttctCGCAAAACAAAACACTCTGAGCCCATTTCCAGCTTCTTCCAAGATCATCCATTCTTGATTACATACTTGAATAAATCATTATTGccaaaaagttaattaaaaagaaacaaaaatagaaaacacttaTTTCTTCTTGCCAAGCACCATGCTCTGGGTGTTTGCATgcattatttcttatttactcCTCAAGACAACTCTGATGTAGAATACTATTAACGCCATTTAACCAAGGTGAATGTTAGCTTTAGAATAAGGTGGAATTACGTTTCCTCCATTTCATGAAACTATAAATCCCCTTATAAGCGATCAAAACCAAGTTAAGAGTAGCGACCAGTTTCTTAGGGACTTATGATAAATAAAGCTCTtggcttattttctttccttaccGGGAGCGTCTTCGGTGCGGGGATCGCGAGCGGCTCCTTCTCCGATCTCTTTCCCGAGATCTGGACCTTTCCCGGCGCCTGCGTTCTCTCTCCCGGGATGTGGACCGGGACCGCCTACGTTCTAATACAAGCGCAGACAAATTGCAGAACTGAAAATTACCTCAAATAGCTAGAGCTGCAACGTCCGGTAGAAACATTATGCAAACCATTACTAGTAGTCACATTAAAAAGGTCAAAAGAAACAGGTGGgattaatttaatgtttttaaactcAGTATAGCCAAACTATTATGATTTCAACATGTAAACAATATACaaagttattaataaaatattttatattcttttccagGGAAATCCAGTGTGTTCTAGAGTTACAGCACTAGAACACACTGGATTATTGGAAAATCGAGGCTTCATTAGTTCAAAGTGATAAAAACTAATCAGGGGCCCGGCGCGgaggctcatgcctctaatcccagcactttgggaggccgagaagggtggatcagctgaggtcaggagttcgagaccagcctggccaatgtggtgaaaccctgtctctactaaaaattcaaaaattagccaggcgtggtggcgcgggAGGG
This region includes:
- the SNRNP27 gene encoding U4/U6.U5 small nuclear ribonucleoprotein 27 kDa protein, with product MGRSRSRSPRRERRRSRSTSRERERRRRERSRSRERDRRRSRSRSPHRRRSRSPRRHRSTSPSPSRLKERRDEEKKETKETKSKERQITEEDLEGKTEEEIEMMKLMGFASFDSTKGKKVDGSVNAYAINVSQKRKYRQYMNRKGGFNRPLDFIA